The DNA window TAGACAACTTGAAGTAAACTTCAGGGAAATTGCCACAATAGCTCATGTATACACAATCTTCTTGTTATtctgtggggataataacaggaccCCATGGGCATATGATTATTTGAACAGCTGGAAACTGGAATAGATTCCCCAACAATTGTATAACTCAGCTATCACCTTGACCAATTCTGTGTGGCTGGGATGACAAAATCATTCTTTAAAGGCCagagtgtaggggcgcctggtggctcagtcgttaagcatctgccttcggctcaggttatttcagggtcctggaacgAGCCCGgcatcgagcccggcatcgggctccctgctccgcgggaagcctgcttctccctctcccactccccctgcttgtgttccctctctcgctgtgtctctctctgtcaaataaataaaatcttaaaaaaagagacacagcaaagagacacagcgagagagggaacacaagcagggggagtgggagagggagaagcaggcttcctgcggagcagggagcccaatgcggggctcgatcccaggaccctgggacaaggAGGCCCAAAACTAGATGGCTGGCTCCCCAGGCCTAAGGGGACCCAATGGCTTGCAGCTCTAACTCGTGGCCATGGCTCCCCCCAAAGTGGATAGGCCGCTGTACTCTGGGTTTTGCCTGGATGCACAGACATATTATTAAAACCATTACCAAGCCAGCCAACCttgcaaatttaaaacaatggtgGACACATTCTGTGTTTAATTGATATGAACACCTAGCATCCTTCTTTAGGACTGAAGGATGTCATCTGGCACATAGAAGCTCTTAATAAGTACACGGTCAAAGCCCTAAATGACACTTAAGATAGCATTTCCCTATTAAATACTGAAGTAACACAAATGCATAAAGCAGTTTTACAAACTAGGATGGCATCAGATGTTTTAACTGCTGCACAAGGTAGATTTTAtgctggcataaaaacagaatgcTGTGTATACATTCCAGATTAGCACAAAAATTTCTGGGTGTCTAACTGACATGAATGCTCAAACTGGCACTTTAATTTCAATGTATTGTATGATCCTTGTATGTGGACCTCCCCAAATGGAAAAGATCATCCATTGGCTTGAACTTATGGCAGTAAAGGAGTCTTGGCACCATAGGGACGTTGTGGGATCGTGGAGCccaatggtcaagaaagaattcttgagatgttttatGGTGTGAAAAAGGTGATTTCGTTAAACAAGGACAGGAcgcctgggcagaaagagctgcattctaagtgtgaggagtgactgattatatatatatagggttttCTATCCTATGGAGGGGAACATGACCTTAGGGCTCCAGGAAGTTGAGTCTATGGGTTTCTGGAGGTCTGACTATCCTCAAGATGGGCTTTCCTTGTAAATAATTATGATCGTGTCAAACTGATGGAGTTTCATGTCCTTCATGACTGTGATCTTTATCAACTGACCATtggctttttccttcctttattcttgGGCAGTCATGAGTGCCTGAGAAATAGTATAATGTCCCACTTGATGAGGGAGCAAAAGGCAAGCTGAGAGCAAACCACAATCGTTAACAGCCTGCAATCTCTACCCTCCTAAGGTAGGATctgtgacattcttttttttttcttttaagattttatttgtttggcagagagagagacagagagagagagagcataagcagggggagtggcaaagggaggagaagcaggctccccactgagcagggagcccaatgcaggacgctgggatcatgacctgagccgaaggcagctgaaggcagctgcttaaccgactgagccatgtgTGACAttcattcctcaggcactcctggctgcccaaGAGCAAGGGAAAGGgactgatagagatcacagtcaCACAGGACATGAGTCTCCATCAATTTGCAACTGtattaaaaattacaagaaaaaagcaattTCCAGACTATAGACTCAGTTTCCTGGacctaacatcaccctcccctccacaggATAGAAAATCTTATATGATTAGTTTCTTCTCACACTTAGaatacagctctttctgcccatcggtcctgtccccatgctatAATAAAAACAACCATTTTGCACAGAAAAACGTCttgagaattctttcttggccattggctcctGAACCCTACTTCAAACATCACCACTCCtaccttgggggggggggtgtggaatGTCAGTTTGCCATTTGCCCTCAGCTTGCATTTTCTTATCTCATCATTTTCCCCCTGAACAATTTTGacccttaattttttttgaaggttttatttatttatttatttatttatttatttatttatttatttatttattggagagctagagagagtgcacgagcaggaggaggagcagagggagagggagggggaaagaatctccaacagactccgttctgagtgcagagcccaaagggGGGCTCGATCTtaaaaccctgaaatcatgacctgagccaaaaccaagagttggacacttgactgagccacccaggtgccctgaccctTAAATCTTGAAGGCAGGAGGTCTCATCTTCTGTAGcttcttcctgctgaatagggGCATAGAGATGTCCCGACCTATGGGTTAACGTTGGTCAGTCAGGGAATGTATACGGGAGTTACAAAAGGCAGAGGCAGCTGAGTCCAATTTGGACAGCAAAGAAGTATCTCTGTAGGCGGTAAGGACCATCTGTCAATGTGAAATTATTGTAGTGATGGGAGTCTGGGCACGAAacagaaaaacactgaaaaaaaaaaagacaggttaaaaaaaaaaagaaaaaggcaacatGTTAGAATTAAAATGGCTATAAGAATTTGAAGGCCAGATTTTTGGCGGCTGGTTTTAGGTTGGGGCCGTCCCGCATCTAAGGCAGGAAGATGGTGGCCGCAAAGAAGACGAAAAAGTCGCTGGAGTCGATCAACTCCAGGCTCCAGCTTGTTATGAAAAGTGGAAAGTACGTGCTGGGGtacaagcagactctgaaaatGATCAGACATGGCAAAGCGAAACTGGTCATCCTCGCCAACAACTGCCCAGCCTTGAGGAAATCTGAAATAGAATACTATGCCATGTTGGCCAAAACTGGTGTCCATCACTACAGTGGCAATAATATTGAATTGGGCACAGCATGTGGGAAATACTACAGAGTATGCACACTGGCTATCATTGATCCAGCTGATTCTGATATCATTCGAAGCATGCCAGAACAGACTGGTGAAAAGTAAATCatgcataatttttctttaataaaactggCCACAGCttgcactgtaaaaaaaaaaaaaaaaaaaagaatttgaaggcCAACAAAGAGACCTTAATAGTTGACCACAGTCCTTCCCTGAACCAGGAACTTAACCAATCATTGAAAGAGGGAAGGATTTGTAGAGCCTTAATTTGAgtattcataaatttttttttaagattttatttatttatttgacggagaaagagagagaagaagcagggggagcagcagagggagagggagaaggctctccgctgagcaaggagcctgggattatgacctgggctgaaggcagatgcttaacgaactgagccacccaggcaccccagtattcaTAGCTTTTGGTAGTCCTGGGACATTTTTGTGATAATCTGGGGTGTATACACAGCATTCTGTTTTAATAATGGCATGTGCACCTCCTTGTGCTGCTGTTAGGACATCTAAAGCCATTCTGAGaatcatttaagtctttaattgtGTAGCAGGTGGTGTTAGCTAtcatatactattttatttagcaaataattGTATAATTAATAAGAGGCACctttatggaaacaaaagaaaaatataaggtaATGGTGGGAGCAAATTACAAACCCAGTGTCTTGAGTCTCGGGTGTTTAAATCTATCTACAAAGATGGGTtcttgaaatgtattttctctttataatcaCCCTCATTTTTATCAAAGATAGCCAAATCAAACAAGTccaattttaacaaacttggcctaattatttacataagctcagCAAGAGTAGTGATTGATCATacagatcttttaaaatctgctttgctggaacttttgtAAGGAATCTCAGTTAAACTTTTAGTAGGCTTTCtgggccagaagccaagccaagtgcttgccatcagacatgcctgCAATACCTGTAGATGCCAGGGAATTCCTCTTCTCAAGATCCCCcaaatatcctgaggttcctctgcctgccaggaagtgacattctttactcacctggtgaggctgctgggaactctgtgAGCAAGGTGTCAGACTAACATTTCCAAGGGGCTCTATTGGTTTTATAAAGTCAACCTTTGTTCCTTAAAGCTGTAtggttatggggcacctgggtggctcagtcagttaggggtctgactcttggtttgggctcaggtcatgatctcagggttgtgagatccagccctgattCAGGCTGTGCCTAAGATTCTTTCCacacctcccaccctctctctcttcctctaaaaataataaaatcttaactaAAAAAAGCTGTATGGttatatctgagtctatgcatgtctctcaaatatgacattccagtcaaagccttggtaaaatagccaatgtttccaatggtgtcctgttacaagAACAGATTCTCATTGTACTTAAGCAAACAGTTGTAGT is part of the Zalophus californianus isolate mZalCal1 chromosome 14, mZalCal1.pri.v2, whole genome shotgun sequence genome and encodes:
- the LOC118356267 gene encoding 60S ribosomal protein L30-like encodes the protein MVAAKKTKKSLESINSRLQLVMKSGKYVLGYKQTLKMIRHGKAKLVILANNCPALRKSEIEYYAMLAKTGVHHYSGNNIELGTACGKYYRVCTLAIIDPADSDIIRSMPEQTGEK